A portion of the Falco naumanni isolate bFalNau1 chromosome 9, bFalNau1.pat, whole genome shotgun sequence genome contains these proteins:
- the NOTCH1 gene encoding neurogenic locus notch homolog protein 1 isoform X3: MGERCQLPNPCLSSPCKNAGTCTAVVHGSTVDYTCACRLGFTDELCLTPRDNVCLSNPCRNGGTCDLLTLSEYKCRCPPGWSGKTCQQADPCASNPCANGGQCVPFEAHYICRCTAGFHGANCKQDINECNISPPVCKNGGSCTNEVGTYQCSCKPAYTGQNCEHLYVPCNPSPCQNGGTCRQIGDTTYDCTCLPGFTGQNCEENINDCPGNNCKNGGTCVDGVNTYNCQCPPEWTGQYCTEDVDECQLMPNACQNGGTCHNNHGGYNCVCVNGWTGEDCSENIDDCAMAACFHGATCHDRVASFYCECPHGRTGLLCHLDDACISNPCNEGSNCDTNPVNGKAICTCPSGYMGPACNQDVDECSLGANPCEHAGKCINTQGSFQCQCLQGYSGPRCEIDVNECLSNPCQNDATCLDQIGEFQCICMPGYEGVYCEINTDECASSPCLHNGNCLDKINEFHCECPTGFNGHLCQFDIDECASTPCKNGAKCVDGPNTYSCECTEGFSGAHCEIDINECNPDPCHYGTCKDSIATFTCLCQPGYTGHRCDININECQSQPCKNGGTCQDRNNAYNCLCLKGTTGPNCEINLDDCASSPCDYGKCIDKINGYECTCEPGYTGRMCNINIDECSSNPCHNGGTCKDGINGFTCLCPEGFHDPKCLSEVNECNSNPCIHGKCHDGLNGYRCDCDPGWSGTNCDINNNECESNPCMNGGTCKDMTSGYICTCREGFSGPNCQTNINECASNPCLNQGTCIDDVAGYTCNCLLPYTGATCEDVLAPCAGAPCKNGGECQESEDYKSFSCSCPSGWQGQTCEIDINECVKSPCRNGATCQNTNGSYRCACRTGFTGRNCDTDIDDCKPNPCHNGGSCSDGVGTFFCECLAGFRGPKCEEDINECASNPCKNGANCTDCVNSYTCTCPSGFSGIHCENNTPDCTESSCFNGGTCVDGINTFTCVCLPGFTGSYCEHDINECDSKPCLNGGTCQDSYGTYKCTCPQGYTGLNCQNLVRWCESSPCKNGGKCWQTNNLYRCECNSGWTGVYCDVPSVSCEVAAKQQGIDVAHLCRNSGLCVDTGNTHFCRCQAGYTGSYCEEQVDECSPNPCQNGATCTDYLGGYSCECVAGYHGVNCSEEINECLSHPCQNGGTCIDLINTYKCSCPRGTQGVHCEINVDDCSPFFDPVTLGPKCFNNGKCTDRVGGYSCICPPGFVGERCEGDVNECLSNPCDARGTQNCVQRVNDYKCECRPGYAGRRCDTVVDGCKGKPCRNGGTCAVASNTGRGFICKCPPGFVGATCENDSRTCGNLHCLNGGTCISIHKSSKCMCMPAFTGPECQYPASSPCTSNPCYNGGTCEFFSDASPYYRCNCPANFNGLNCHILDFDFQGGIGQDIIPPKIEEKCEIAVCAGYAGNKICDGKCNNHACGWDGGDCSLNFNDPWKNCSQSLQCWKYFNDGKCDSQCNNAGCLYDGFDCQKYEGQCNPLYDQYCKDHFSDGHCDQGCNNFECEWDGLDCANNMPEKLADGTLVVVVLITPENLKNNSFNFLRELSRVLHTNVVFKKNPKGEYMIFPYYGNEEELKKHYIKRSTEDWSDMSSAIINKVKSSIYSRAGRRQKRELDQMDIRGSIVYLEIDNRQCIQSSSQCFQSATDVAAFLGALASLGNLNIPYKIEAVKSETAEPTKNSQLYPMYVVVAALVLLAFIGLGVLVSRKRRREHGQLWFPEGFKVTESSKKKRREPLGEDSVGLKPLKNASDGTLMDDNQNEWGDEETLDTKKFRFEEQAMLPDTDDQTDHRQWTQQHLDAADLRISSMAPTPPQGEIDADCMDVNVRGPDGFTPLMIASCSGGGLETGNSEEEDDAPAVISDFIYQGASLHNQTDRTGETALHLAARYSRSDAAKRLLEASADANIQDNMGRTPLHAAVSADAQGVFQILIRNRATDLDARMHDGTTPLILAARLAVEGMLDDLINCHADVNAVDDLGKSALHWAAAVNNVEAAVVLLKNGANKDMQNNKEETPLFLAAREGSYETAKVLLDHFANRDITDHMDRLPRDIAQERMHHDIVRLLDEYNLVRSPPLHNGPLGAPTLSPPLCSPNSYIGNLKPAVQGKKARKPSTKGLSCNGKDAKDLKARRKKSQDGKGCLLDNSSVLSPVDSLESPHGYLSDVASPPLMTSPFQQSPSMPLNHLPGMPDAHMSINHLNMAGKQDMAMGNSSRMAFDSVPPRLSHLPVSSPSTVMSNAPMNFSVGGAAGLNGQCDWLTRLQNGMVQNQYNPMRGNMQPAAHQQTQNLQHGMMTSLHNGLPTTSLSQMMSYQAMPNTRLASQPHLMQSQQLQQMQQQQLQQQNMQPQQQPQQPQQQPQQQQPQQHHNPSSSASSHIGQNFLGTELSQPDMQPVSSSTMAVHTILPQDSQMLPTSLPSSLAQPMTTTQFLTPPSQHSYSSPLDNTPSHQLQVPDHPFLTPSPESPDQWSSSSPHSNVSDWSEGISSPPTSMQSQMGHIPEAFK; the protein is encoded by the exons ATGGGCGAGCGGTGCCAGCTGCCCAACCCCTGCCTGAGCTCCCCCTGCAAGAACGCCGGCACCTGCACCGCGGTGGTGCACGGCAGCACTGTGGACTACACCTGCGCCTGCCGCCTGGGCTTCACCGACGAGCTCTGCCTGACGCCCCGTGACAACGTCTGCCTCAGCAACCCCTGCCGCAACGGGGGGACCTGCGACCTGCTGACGCTCAGCGAGTACAAGtgccgctgcccgccggggTGGTCAG gcaAAACCTGCCAGCAGGCCGACCCCTGTGCCTCCAACCCCTGTGCCAACGGGGGCCAGTGTGTCCCCTTCGAAGCCCACTACATCTGCCGGTGCACCGCCGGCTTCCACGGGGCCAACTGCAAGCAGGACATCAACGAGTGCAACATCTCGCCGCCCGTCTGCAAGAACGGTGGGAGCTGCACCAACGAGGTGGGCACCTACCAGTGCTCCTGCAAGCCAGCATACACTGGGCAGAACTGCGAGCATCTCTACGTACCCTGCAACCCCTCGCCCTGCCAGAACGGGGGGACGTGCCGCCAGATCGGAGACACCACCTATGACTGCACATGCCTGCCAG GGTTCACGGGCCAGAACTGTGAGGAGAACATCAATGACTGTCCAGGCAACAACTGCAAGAATGGGGGCACCTGCGTGGACGGTGTCAACACCTACAACTGCCAGTGCCCACCCGAGTGGACAG GTCAGTACTGCACCGAGGATGTGGATGAGTGCCAGCTGATGCCCAATGCCTGCCAGAATGGGGGCACCTGCCATAACAACCACGGCGGCTACAACTGCGTCTGCGTCAATGGCTGGACAGGGGAGGACTGCAGCGAGAACATCGATGACTGTGCCATGGCCGCCTGCTTCCACGGGGCCACCTGCCACGACCGGGTAGCCTCCTTCTACTGCGAGTGTCCCCACGGCCGCACAG GTTTGCTGTGCCACCTCGATGACGCCTGCATCAGCAACCCCTGCAACGAGGGCTCCAACTGCGACACCAACCCTGTCAACGGCAAAGCCATCTGCACGTGTCCTTCGGGGTACATGGGGCCAGCCTGCAACCAGGACGTGGACGAATGCTCGCTGG GAGCCAACCCTTGTGAGCACGCGGGGAAATGCATCAACACCCAGGGGTCCTTCCAGTGTCAGTGCCTGCAGGGCTACTCAGGCCCTCGCTGTGAGATTGATGTCAACGAGTGCCTCTCCAACCCCTGCCAGAATGATGCCACCTGCCTGGATCAGATTGGGGAGTTCCAGTGCATCTGCATGCCTG GTTACGAGGGGGTTTACTGCGAGATCAACACAGATGAGtgtgccagcagcccctgcctgcacaaCGGCAACTGCCTTGACAAGATCAACGAGTTCCACTGCGAGTGCCCCACTG GCTTCAACGGGCACCTCTGCCAGTTCGACATCGATGAGTGCGCCAGCACCCCCTGCAAGAACGGTGCCAAGTGCGTGGATGGCCCCAACACCTACAGCTGCGAGTGCACCGAAG GTTTCTCGGGTGCTCATTGCGAGATCGATATCAATGAGTGCAACCCAGACCCATGCCACTACGGAACCTGCAAGGACAGCATCGCCACCTtcacctgcctctgccagcccgGCTACACGGGCCATCGCTGCGACATCAACATCAATGAGTGCCAGAGCCAGCCCTGCAAAAATGGGGGGACCTGCCAGGACAGGAACAATGCCTACAACTGCCTCTGCCTCAAAGGGACCACAG GGCCCAACTGTGAGATCAACCTGGATGACTGCGCCAGCAGCCCCTGCGACTATGGCAAGTGCATCGACAAGATCAACGGCTATGAGTGCACCTGCGAGCCGGGGTACACAG GGCGCATGTGCAACATCAACATTGACGAATGCTCCAGCAACCCCTGCCACAACGGGGGCACATGCAAGGATGGCATCAACGGATTCACCTGCCTCTGCCCCGAGGGCTTCCATGACCCCAAGTGCCTGTCTGAAGTGAATGAGTGCAACAGCAACCCCTGCATCCATGGGAAATGCCACGATGGGCTGAACGG ctaCAGGTGCGACTGTGACCCAGGCTGGAGTGGGACAAACTGCGACATTAACAATAACGAGTGCGAATCCAATCCCTGCATGAACGGTGGCACCTGCAAGGACATGACCAGTGGCTACATCTGCACCTGCAGAGAGGGCTTCAGTG GACCCAACTGCCAGACCAATATCAACGAATGTGCTTCCAACCCCTGCCTGAACCAGGGCACATGCATCGATGACGTTGCCGGCTACACCTGCAACTGCCTCCTGCCCTACACAG GAGCCACCTGTGAGGATGTGCTCGCCCCCTGCGCTGGCGCCCCCTGCAAGAATGGTGGCGAGTGCCAGGAGTCAGAAGACTACAAAAGCTTCTCCTGCAGTTGCCCCTCGGGCTGGCAAG GTCAGACCTGCGAGATCGACATCAATGAGTGTGTGAAGAGCCCCTGCCGCAATGGGGCCACGTGCCAGAACACCAATGGGAGCTACCGCTGCGCCTGCAGAACCGGCTTCACTGGCCGCAACTGTGACACTGACATCGATGACTGCAAGCCCA ATCCATGCCACAATGGTGGCTCCTGCTCCGATGGAGTTGGCACTTTCTTCTGTGAGTGCCTGGCTGGTTTCCGTGGGCCCAAGTGTGAGGAGGACATCAACGAGTGTGCCAGCAACCCCTGCAAGAACGGTGCCAACTGCACCGACTGTGTCAATAGCTACACCTGCACCTGCCCCTCTGGCTTCAGCGGCATCCACTGCGAGAACAACACGCCTGACTGCACGGAGAG CTCCTGTTTCAATGGTGGGACCTGTGTGGATGGCATCAACACCTTCACCTGTGTCTGTCTGCCTGGCTTCACAGGCAGCTACTGCGAGCATGACATCAACGAGTGTGACTCCAAGCCATGCCTGAACGGGGGCACGTGTCAGGACAGCTATGGGACGTACAAGTGCACTTGTCCCCAGGGATACACTGGGCTCAACTGCCAG aACCTGGTGCGCTGGTGTGAGTCCTCTCCCTGCAAAAACGGAGGCAAGTGCTGGCAGACCAACAACCTGTACCGCTGCGAGTGCAACAGCGGATGGACAGGGGTCTACTGCGATGTCCCCAGTGTCTCCTGCGAGGTGGCTGCTAAGCAGCAAG GTATCGATGTAGCACATCTCTGCAGGAATTCAGGGCTCTGTGTGGACACTGGCAACACTCACTTCTGTCGCTGCCAGGCCGGCTACACTGGCAGCTACTGCGAGGAGCAGGTGGACGAGTGCTCCCCCAACCCCTGCCAGAACGGAGCCACCTGCACAGACTACCTGGGAGGCTATTCCTGTGAG TGTGTGGCTGGTTATCATGGAGTTAACTGCTCAGAGGAGATCAATGAGTGCTTGTCCCACCCATGCCAGAATGGAGGAACCTGCATCGATCTCATCAATACCTACAAATGCTCCTGCCCCAGAGGAACTCAAG GGGTGCACTGTGAGATCAATGTGGATGACTGCAGCCCTTTCTTTGATCCTGTCACCCTGGGGCCCAAGTGCTTTAACAATGGCAAGTGCACGGATCGGGTAGGTGGCTACAGCTGCATCTGCCCCCCTGGCTTTGTAGGGGAGCGCTGCGAGGGAGACGTCAACGAGTGCCTGTCCAACCCCTGCGACGCCCGCGGCACCCAGAACTGCGTGCAGCGGGTCAATGACTACAAATGCGAGTGCCGACCTGGCTATGCAG GCCGTCGCTGTGACACCGTGGTGGATGGATGTAAAGGCAAACCCTGCAGAAACGGTGGAACGTGCGCAGTTGCCAGCAACACTGGCCGTGGCTTCATCTGCAAATGCCCCCCG GGATTCGTGGGTGCCACCTGTGAGAACGACTCCCGCACCTGTGGGAACCTGCACTGCCTGAATGGTGGCACCTGCATCTCCATCCACAAGAGCTCCAAGTGCATGTGCATGCCAGCCTTCACGGGTCCCGAGTGCCAGTACCcggccagcagcccctgcacaTCCAACCCCTGCTACAATGGGGGCACCTGCGAGTTCTTCAGCGATGCCTCCCCCTACTACCGGTGCAACTGCCCTGCCAACTTCAACGGCCTCAACTGCCACATCCTGGACTTTGATTTCCAAGGTGGGATTGGGCAGGATATCATCCCACCCAAAATTGAGGAGAAGTGCGAGATTGCAGTTTGCGCAGGGTATGCTGGCAACAAGATCTGCGATGGGAAATGCAACAACCATGCCTGCGGCTGGGACGGGGGCGACTGCTCCCTCAATTTTAACGACCCCTGGAAGAACTGCTCCCagtctctgcagtgctggaagtACTTCAACGATGGCAAGTGCGACTCTCAGTGCAATAACGCTGGCTGCCTGTACGATGGATTTGACTGCCAGAAATACGAAGGGCAGTGCAA CCCTCTGTATGATCAGTACTGCAAAGATCACTTCTCAGATGGTCACTGTGACCAGGGCTGCAATAACTTTGAGTGTGAATGGGATGGGCTGGACTGCGCAAACAACATGCCAGAGAAGCTTGCAGATGGCAcgctggtggtggtggtcctGATCACTCCTGAGAACCTGAAGAACAACTCTTTCAACTTCCTGCGGGAGCTGAGCCGCGTGCTGCACACCAACGTGGTCTTCAAGAAGAACCCTAAGGGAGAGTATATGATCTTTCCATACTATGGCAATGAGGAGGAGCTGAAGAAGCACTACATCAAGAGGTCAACAGAGGACTGGTCAGATATGTCTAGTGCCATCATCAACAAAGTAAAGAGCAGCATCTACTCCAGGGCTggcagaaggcagaagagagagCTCGATCAGATGGACATCAGAGG ATCCATCGTCTACTTGGAAATTGATAACCGCCAGTGCATCCAGTCGTCTTCGCAGTGCTTCCAGAGTGCAACTGATGTGGCGGCATTCCTGGGTGCCTTGGCCTCCCTTGGCAACCTGAACATACCCTACAAAATAGAAGCCGTTAAAA GTGAAACAGCTGAGCCCACGAAGAACTCCCAGCTGTATCCTATGTACGTGGTGGTGGCTGCGCTGgtcttgcttgctttcattGGATTGGGAGTACTGGTGTCTCGTAAGCGGCGCAGGGAGCATGGGCAGCTTTGGTTCCCAGAAGGCTTCAAAGTGACAGAGTCGAGCAAGAAGAAGCGACGAGAGCCACTTGGGGAGGATTCTGTTGGACTGAA acccCTCAAAAATGCTTCAGACGGTACGCTGATGGATGACAACCAAAATGAGTGGGGTGATGAGGAGACCTTGGACACCAAGAAGTTCAGG TTCGAGGAGCAGGCGATGCTGCCTGACACGGACGATCAGACGGATCACAGGCAGTGGACCCAGCAGCACCTGGATGCTGCTGACCTGCGCATATCCTCCATGGCGCCTACTCCACCACAGGGGGAAATCGATGCAGACTGTATGGATGTCAACGTCAGAGGTCCTG ATGGCTTCACTCCCCTCATGATCGCCTCATGCAGTGGAGGAGGGCTGGAGACCGGCAATAGTGAAGAGGAAGACGATGCTCCCGCCgtcatttcagatttcatttacCAAGGCGCCAGCTTACACAACCAGACTGACCGCACCGGCGAGACGGCGCTTCACCTGGCTGCCAGGTACTCCCGCTCAGACGCTGCCAAGCGCCTGCTGGAAGCTAGTGCTGATGCAAACATCCAAGATAACATGGGCAGGACGCCCCTCCATGCCGCCGTCTCTGCCGATGCCCAAGGCGTCTTCCAG ATCCTGATTAGGAACAGGGCAACAGATCTTGATGCCCGAATGCATGACGGGACCACTCCTCTGATCTTGGCCGCTCGCTTGGCTGTGGAGGGCATGCTGGACGATCTCATCAACTGCCACGCAGACGTCAATGCCGTGGATGATCTAG GCAAGTCGGCACTGCActgggcagctgctgtgaaTAATGTTGAAGCCGCAGTAGTTCTCCTGAAGAATGGTGCCAATAAGGATATGCAGAACAATAAG GAGGAGACCCCACTGTTCCTCGCAGCCAGAGAAGGGAGCTACGAAACCGCCAAGGTCCTGCTGGACCATTTTGCCAACCGTGACATCACGGACCACATGGACCGGCTCCCACGGGACATCGCCCAGGAGCGCATGCACCATGACATCGTGAGGCTGTTGGATGAGTACAACCTGGTGCGGAGCCCACCACTGCACAACGGCCCTTTGGGGGCACCTACGCTGTCCCCACCGCTCTGCTCTCCCAACAGCTACATTGGCAACCTGAAACCTGCCGTCCAGGGCAAGAAGGCCAGGAAGCCGAGTACCAAGGGCTTGAGCTGCAACGGCAAGGATGCCAAAGACCTCAAAGCCCGGAGGAAAAAGTCACAAGATGGAAAAGGATGTCTGCTGGACAATTCCAGTGTGTTGTCTCCAGTGGACTCCCTGGAGTCGCCCCATGGGTACCTGTCAGATGTCGCCTCTCCTCCACTGATGACCTCTCCATTTCAGCAGTCGCCTTCCATGCCTCTGAATCATCTGCCAGGCATGCCTGATGCCCACATGAGCATCAACCACCTCAACATGGCGGGAAAGCAGGATATGGCCATGGGAAACTCCAGCAGGATGGCCTTCGATTCGGTGCCGCCGCGTCTCTCTCACCTCCCCgtctccagccccagcacagtgATGAGCAATGCCCCGATGAATTTCTCTGTCGGCGGAGCAGCCGGTCTGAACGGGCAGTGTGACTGGCTCACCAGGCTGCAGAACGGCATGGTCCAGAATCAGTACAACCCCATGAGAGGCAACATGCAACCAGCGGCCCATCAGCAGACGCAAAACCTTCAACATGGTATGATGACCTCCCTGCACAATGGCTTGCCCACCACAAGCTTGTCGCAGATGATGAGCTACCAGGCCATGCCCAACACTCGGCTGGCTTCCCAGCCTCACCTgatgcagagccagcagctacagcagatgcagcagcaacagctgcagcagcaaaacatgcagccgcagcagcagccacagcaaccccagcagcaaccacagcagcagcaaccacaGCAGCATCACAACCCCAGTTCCAGTGCGAGCAGTCACATTGGCCAGAATTTCCTCGGTACCGAGCTGAGCCAGCCCGACATGCAGCCGGTGAGCAGCAGTACCATGGCAGTCCACACGATCCTGCCTCAAGATTCCCAGATGCTGCCCACGTCTCTGCCATCCTCCCTTGCCCAGCCCATGACCACCACGCAGTTTCTAACTCCACCTTCCCAGCACAGTTATTCCTCCCCCTTGGACAACACccccagccaccagctccaggTGCCCGACCACCCTTTCCTAACGCCATCTCCAGAGTCACCGGACCAGTGGTCCAGCTCATCTCCTCACTCCAACGTGTCCGACTGGTCCGAGGGCATCTCCAGCCCTCCCACGAGTATGCAGTCACAGATGGGACACATCCCTGAAGCCTTCAAGTAA